A stretch of DNA from Acidimicrobiia bacterium:
TTCGAATCAGGGTTTTCTTGAGCAGAAAGTAGTTCATCTTGGATCATTTTTACATGATCATCTGTTTCACCATCAATAAAAATAATATATTCAGGACCATCAGAAATAGGATTTCTCAATTTCATTTGGCGATTAATAAAATGTTGTGCATTTTTTACATTATTTGAAATAGAAATTGCTTCTTTCGATTTCCAATCCGCAGCCTCTACTACAACTGCAGGATCATTTACACTAGAACAAACAAGTTCAGCAGCGCATAATCTCAGAGAAATATCGTTCCATTTATTTTCGTAGACTTCCGTCAAACAAGATACAGCCTCTACTATAGGTATTAAACCGTACTGTGCATTGTAACTTACATTGACATACCTAGTGAGTTTCGCTTTTTGGTCTTCGGTGTCATTGGTTTTTAAAGAATCTAAAAATAGTTCTCTAAAAGTTTCAATATTGTTTAACAACATAATGCATTCCTTTGCTTCGTAAAGCCTATATTGTACCGACAATACTGATAGTTGGTCAAATCTGAATAATTACTATCAAAAAAGCTATTATCCTGATGATAATTGAATATTTTAATGTGTAAGAATAGTGTAGACATAGATATCTATAAAAAGTGAGGAAGTTGAGCTAGTAAAATGAGTGATAAAAAAGTTATTAACTTTAGAAATTGTGATTTAGATAGTGAATTAGAAATTACAGAATTGATGAAACGTTTCTATAGCGATGTTGCCCAAGATGACTTACTCGGACATGTATTTAATGATGTTGCTCATGTCGATTGGAATGAACATTTAGTCAAAATTAAAGATTTTTGGTGCAGAATGCTTCTTGGCATTGGTGATTACCGGGGTAATCCTCTTGAAACCCATGTAAAGATACATCAATTAGAAAATTTTACACATGATGAATTCCGTCGATGGTTAGAACTTTTTCAAGCACACGTTGATGCAGGTTGGGAAGGACCATACGCCCAAGAAATAAAACGTAAGGCAGTCAAAGTAGCATTAGTTCATAGTCGTCTACTAATAGGTGAACCATTAGATGTATTGTTAACTATTGATGAAAAAAAGCCCGACGTTAAATAAAATATCTGTCGTTCCTATACAATATTCTTTTTACGATATTTACTTGTTAGCAATAGTGCGAAACCTGTAAACATCAAAGTGAGGGCTGTGAGCATATTTGAACTGCTGGTTCCTGTTTCGGCTAATGTACCGCTTGCAGATCTCAATGTGTCAGAAGTCGTATCTTGTGCAACTGCTATTTCATAACGAATTGCTGTAATACCTAATACACGTGCAGCGCTTTGAACAGCAGATAGATCTATGATCCCACCTGTATTTAAACTAATATTTGCAGTTTGGCCAAGACCAATATTAACAATACGAAGTTCCCACAGATTATCACCAACTTTGGTTAACGAACTTGCAGTTCCCGAACCAGTTACAACAATATCATCCAAACCAAATGATTCGTCATAAATATCCTTATTAAAGGAAATACTAAAACAACCATTGCCATCATTTGAAATAGCAGACTGGCCAGGACACAAACTCGAAGTCGCAGACAATTCAGAAGGATCGTACGAAAGAAATATAAAATTACCAGTATCATCAGCGAACGGATCGGTCTGAAAAGCCAAGGCTCTCCAAATCTTAAGAGTATCGACATCGTTTCCTTGTCCTAAGACGAGAACACTTGCATTACCAGCTGCAAAAACTGGCCCAGCAGTCATAGTAAATTCGAACTTATAATTAGTACCACTTGGCAAATTAGCTGTTGTTCCTAAAGGGCATAACATTAAGTTACCCGTATAACTATATGAGTTCAAAGCAACAAAACCGAGATTCTCTATAGGACCTATATTATTGCACTGATTAACTTCTACTTCATCACTTAAATTAGTGTCAGTCATGCTGACAAAAGTTGAATCTTCGGGCATAATGAAGACAAGATAGAAAAACCCATTATCCACATATTCACCAAGTCCTGCATTTTCGATAGTAACTTCGTAAGTAACATCTGTAGTTTCCAAAATAGTACCTGTAGTTTTTAGGCGAGTTGAAACATTTAAATCCGAATGTAAGGTTTCGATAAAGCTAGATGTTGCTGTATCATTACTCAAGGTAGTATCAACATTTACAGCACCACCAACTAATTTACTAGATACAATATTTGACGTAATTGAAACAGTTGAACCAACAGGTGTTGTAACATGAATTTTGTAAAGAATGCTTATAGTATCTCCAGGTTCTAAAGATCCTGTCCAGGTATTTGTGGCAGTGTTAAATGACCCAGGGTCAGCGCCTTGTAGGGGTACTGCATCAATAAATCCATCTTCAAGTGTTGCATTCGTCGCAATATTATTAATTGTAAACTCTGAGATAGTATCGCTATCTTGACTATTGTAGATACTTATATAGAACCCTGTATTTGAATATTGAATATCGGAACTGATACTTAATTCAGCATTTCCAGCAGCGTGAGCAAGACCAATATTGCCAAACTGCAAACCCAAAACCAAAATGGGTGTCAACAATAAGCTTGCAGTTTTCCAGAGTTTCTTCATAAATTCACCTTTAAGTAATATTCGATCTTTTTAAAATCGTCAGAGAGGCTAAATTTCTTTATAGGTATATTGGACTATTTCTCAAAATTTTCTTGTTTGAGACGTATTTCGCGAATCTTATGTAGATACTTACCTTCTAGTTTCATATTTTTAACCAAACTATGATATTGAATATGAACTTAGAAATAAATAATTTAGATAAAAGCACTTCACCGTATTTGAGACAGCATAAAGATAATCCTATAGCTTGGCAAGAATATTCTGAAGAAGTTATTGAGTATGCAAAGTCAACTAAGCGTCCATTGTTTATTTCAGTAGGTTATGCAACCTGTCATTGGTGTCATGTTATGGCGAATGACACTTTTTCAAATGTTGAAGTCGCAAAATTTATGAATAAAAAGTTTGTTTGTATAAAAGTCGATAGGGAACAGCGACCAGATATTGATTCATTTTGTATGAATTTTATTCAAAGTAGTTATGGACAAGGTGGATGGCCATTAAATGTTGTCATGACGCCAGACTTAAAACCATTTTTTGCTGCTACATATTTGGCATCAGAACCAAAATATAATATGGGTGGTTTTATAGATGTGATGACCCAAGTATTTGATTTCTATGTCGAAAATGTTGATGATCTAGAAAACTTCAATCCACGAATTTTCGATAATCAACAGATTGAATCACCGAATTGGGATGATTACGAAAACCAATTTGATCTTTCTAATGGTGGTTTTATGTCGCAAACTAAATTTCCGCCTCATTGCTCGTTACTTTTTCTTCTCAGTTCAGATGAAGCGATGGCACGTCCAAAGATATCAGCCTGGGCAAAAAATGTTCTAGACATTATGCAAGATTCTGGTTTGGCAGATCATGTAGGTGGTGGTTTTTTTCGTTATTGTGTTGATAAGAATTGGGAGATACCTCACTTCGAAAAAATGTTGTATGACCAAGCAATGATGCTTATTTCATATTCTTTGGGTTATAAAGTTTTTAAAGACCAATCTTATAAACAGACAATATCTGAAATACTTTTCTCTCTGGAGGATACTTTTAGAATTGGTGATTTATATGCAAGTGGCCATGATGCAGACACAAAGCATATTGAAGGCCAGACATATGCATGGAATGAAGAGGAACTTAAAAATATACTCGGGAGTCAATATGACGATTTCAAAGAACACTATGAGCTAATAGATTTTGAAGAAGATTTTCATATAAAAAGAAAATCCGATTCAATCTTGGCTAAAACCTTATATGATGTGCGAAAAAAACGTGCTCAACCAAGTGTTGATACGAAGATACTTACAAGTTGGAATTCTCTACTTGGAATTGCTTTTAATTATGTTGAACGCTTCACAGGAATACACACTCGGGTTACTGAGCTATATAATTCAATTATTATTCAAAAAGATACACGATCTACACATGAAGGTATCAAACAAAAAGAAGTATTTCTAGAAGATGTTGCGAGCATTTTGTTACTCCAAACATACATGTTTGAACGAGGATCAGTTACTAAAGAGGAACTAGATCAACAAAAAAATCTTGTTATGACATTTAACATTGAAGGACGCTGGATAGAAAATCCAAATACAGATTTCACTCAAGTGGAAGCTGGAGAGTTTGACCATCCAATACCATCTTCATTATCAATAGTTCAGTGGGCATTGATGCGCTACAACATTATTAAAGGAAATGAAGAAACAGAATTAAAATATAAAACGTCAATTAATTTTGATGCACATAATTTTATTGCCGATTTCGCAATTAACCATTGGCATTACAAAACTAATGAGCTGCCAATTGATTCACCGCTTTTAAGTATTTTTGAATATAGTGACGAAAATATTGTCTGTCATGACCACTCTTGTACTTCACTATAATCAGTTTGGCTACGTCTTTAACCTAGAGCAATTTTTAGATCAGTAATGAGGTCGTCAACATTTTCAAGTCCAACTGAAATACGAATTAATCCTGGATCAACTTCTAATAAAGAACCAGAAGTTGAAGCATGAGTCATAAGTGCAGGAACTTCTATTAAGGATTCAACAGCACCGAGAGACTCAGCTAATGTGAATAGTTGAGTATTCTCAGCAACCGATTTTGCCATTGCTGATCCACCACTAACAATAAAGCTGACCATGCCACCAAAGCCGCGCATTTGTTTGCTTGCAATATCATGACCGACATGTGATTTCAAACCTGGATAATAAACTTTAGAAACATTTTCATGAGAGTCAAGAAACTCAGCAATAGCTTGCGCATTTTCATTATGTCGATCCATTCTTACAGGTAAAGTTTTTATACCTCGTAAAAGTAGGTACACATCAAATGGACCAGGAACTGCACCAATAGCATACTGTAAGAATTTTAATTCTTCGTACAGTTCTTTATCGCTAGTTGCTATAAAACCTCCAACTACATCGCTATGACCACCAATATATTTTGTTGTCGAATGAACAACAACATCAGCACCTAAACTAAGTGGTTGTTGTAAATACGGGGTAGCAAAAGTATTATCAACAATAACTTTTCCACCACGCGAATGAACAAAAGTCGAAATCTGTTCAATATCTGTAATTGTCAAAGTTGGATTA
This window harbors:
- a CDS encoding LPXTG cell wall anchor domain-containing protein codes for the protein MKKLWKTASLLLTPILVLGLQFGNIGLAHAAGNAELSISSDIQYSNTGFYISIYNSQDSDTISEFTINNIATNATLEDGFIDAVPLQGADPGSFNTATNTWTGSLEPGDTISILYKIHVTTPVGSTVSITSNIVSSKLVGGAVNVDTTLSNDTATSSFIETLHSDLNVSTRLKTTGTILETTDVTYEVTIENAGLGEYVDNGFFYLVFIMPEDSTFVSMTDTNLSDEVEVNQCNNIGPIENLGFVALNSYSYTGNLMLCPLGTTANLPSGTNYKFEFTMTAGPVFAAGNASVLVLGQGNDVDTLKIWRALAFQTDPFADDTGNFIFLSYDPSELSATSSLCPGQSAISNDGNGCFSISFNKDIYDESFGLDDIVVTGSGTASSLTKVGDNLWELRIVNIGLGQTANISLNTGGIIDLSAVQSAARVLGITAIRYEIAVAQDTTSDTLRSASGTLAETGTSSSNMLTALTLMFTGFALLLTSKYRKKNIV
- a CDS encoding group III truncated hemoglobin — translated: MSDKKVINFRNCDLDSELEITELMKRFYSDVAQDDLLGHVFNDVAHVDWNEHLVKIKDFWCRMLLGIGDYRGNPLETHVKIHQLENFTHDEFRRWLELFQAHVDAGWEGPYAQEIKRKAVKVALVHSRLLIGEPLDVLLTIDEKKPDVK
- a CDS encoding cystathionine gamma-synthase produces the protein MDEIKENVSFETLAVHAGQEADEKTGAVTVPIYATSTYKQTGVGEFPFSDYSRVDNPTRSALQSSLSTLEGAEFGLAFSSGLAATDTLLRTLNSGDHIVMGLDVYGGTYRLITKILSRQGIEISTVDLSDTDKIASVWKDSTRFVWIETPSNPTLTITDIEQISTFVHSRGGKVIVDNTFATPYLQQPLSLGADVVVHSTTKYIGGHSDVVGGFIATSDKELYEELKFLQYAIGAVPGPFDVYLLLRGIKTLPVRMDRHNENAQAIAEFLDSHENVSKVYYPGLKSHVGHDIASKQMRGFGGMVSFIVSGGSAMAKSVAENTQLFTLAESLGAVESLIEVPALMTHASTSGSLLEVDPGLIRISVGLENVDDLITDLKIALG
- a CDS encoding thioredoxin domain-containing protein yields the protein MNLEINNLDKSTSPYLRQHKDNPIAWQEYSEEVIEYAKSTKRPLFISVGYATCHWCHVMANDTFSNVEVAKFMNKKFVCIKVDREQRPDIDSFCMNFIQSSYGQGGWPLNVVMTPDLKPFFAATYLASEPKYNMGGFIDVMTQVFDFYVENVDDLENFNPRIFDNQQIESPNWDDYENQFDLSNGGFMSQTKFPPHCSLLFLLSSDEAMARPKISAWAKNVLDIMQDSGLADHVGGGFFRYCVDKNWEIPHFEKMLYDQAMMLISYSLGYKVFKDQSYKQTISEILFSLEDTFRIGDLYASGHDADTKHIEGQTYAWNEEELKNILGSQYDDFKEHYELIDFEEDFHIKRKSDSILAKTLYDVRKKRAQPSVDTKILTSWNSLLGIAFNYVERFTGIHTRVTELYNSIIIQKDTRSTHEGIKQKEVFLEDVASILLLQTYMFERGSVTKEELDQQKNLVMTFNIEGRWIENPNTDFTQVEAGEFDHPIPSSLSIVQWALMRYNIIKGNEETELKYKTSINFDAHNFIADFAINHWHYKTNELPIDSPLLSIFEYSDENIVCHDHSCTSL